One Devosia lacusdianchii genomic window carries:
- a CDS encoding NAD(P)/FAD-dependent oxidoreductase produces MPHYDVVVLGAGAAGMMAAIEAGKRGRSVLVVDHAKYAGEKIRISGGGRCNFTNINATVDKGRDRFLSANPRYALSALSRYTPEMFIALVQRHGITFHEKTLGQLFCDGPATQINTMLLGEMRQAGVTLVLETAVESVAREESGFAIQLSTSSITSESLIVATGGKSIPKMGATGLGYQLATQFGLRLTETRPALVPLTFETGALEKLKLLSGIAADAVVRHGKTAFEEALLFTHRGLSGPAILQISSYWREGDAISIDLLPNQDAGTLLREARRTTPKLQVQTVIGNMLPKKLAQLLGDELDMPGMIGDFSDKKLATVEAMLKNWTLKPVGSEGYRTAEVTLGGVDTRDLDAKTMAAREVPGLYFIGEVVDVTGWLGGYNFQWAWASGWAAGQAA; encoded by the coding sequence ATGCCCCATTATGACGTCGTCGTTCTCGGCGCTGGCGCCGCCGGCATGATGGCTGCCATCGAGGCCGGCAAGCGTGGCCGTTCGGTGCTGGTTGTCGACCACGCCAAATATGCCGGCGAGAAGATCCGCATCTCCGGCGGCGGGCGCTGCAACTTCACCAATATCAATGCCACTGTTGATAAGGGCCGCGACCGCTTTCTCAGCGCCAACCCGCGCTACGCGCTCTCGGCCCTGAGCCGCTACACGCCCGAAATGTTCATCGCGCTGGTACAGCGCCACGGCATCACCTTCCACGAAAAGACTCTGGGCCAACTGTTCTGCGATGGCCCCGCCACCCAGATCAACACCATGCTCCTGGGCGAAATGCGCCAGGCCGGGGTGACGCTGGTGCTCGAAACGGCCGTCGAGAGCGTCGCCCGCGAGGAGAGCGGCTTTGCCATCCAGCTCTCGACCAGCTCGATCACCTCAGAGAGCCTGATCGTCGCGACCGGCGGCAAGTCGATCCCCAAAATGGGCGCCACCGGGCTCGGCTATCAGCTCGCCACCCAATTCGGCCTGCGCCTGACCGAAACGCGCCCGGCCCTCGTGCCGCTGACCTTCGAGACCGGGGCACTGGAAAAGCTCAAGCTCCTCTCTGGCATCGCCGCCGACGCCGTCGTTCGCCACGGCAAGACGGCCTTCGAGGAGGCGCTGCTCTTCACCCATCGCGGATTGTCCGGCCCGGCCATTCTGCAGATCTCGTCCTATTGGCGCGAGGGCGACGCCATCAGCATCGACCTGCTGCCCAATCAGGATGCCGGCACCCTGCTGCGCGAGGCTCGCCGGACCACGCCCAAGCTGCAGGTCCAGACGGTGATCGGCAACATGCTGCCCAAGAAACTGGCACAGCTTTTGGGCGACGAACTCGATATGCCCGGCATGATCGGCGACTTTTCCGACAAGAAACTGGCCACGGTTGAGGCCATGCTCAAGAACTGGACGCTGAAACCGGTGGGCTCGGAGGGATACCGCACCGCCGAAGTGACACTGGGCGGCGTCGACACCCGCGACCTCGACGCCAAGACTATGGCGGCGCGGGAGGTACCCGGGCTCTATTTCATCGGCGAAGTCGTCGACGTCACCGGCTGGCTCGGCGGCTACAATTTCCAATGGGCCTGGGCCTCGGGCTGGGCGGCCGGACAGGCGGCCTGA
- a CDS encoding LLM class flavin-dependent oxidoreductase, giving the protein MAAPFALSLQDLAPIAEGTSTAQAMAETILLAQEADRLGYTRLWYAEHHGMPSIASSVPEILIGSAASHTRNIRVGSGGVMLLNHAPLRIAEAYRTLEALHPGRIDLGLGRAPGGDGYAMRALRSGGGEEFSAYLAELMAFDEDGFPPDHPFSRVPVSPGGIRLPPMWLLGSSGASAQAAGQLGIGYAFAAHFSHTPPAPAFEAYRYGFKASDAFPKPRTMLCVSVICAPTDEEAQYLSRSQAVSWALFTTGEQRKLMSPEEAHARVLTAQQQAVIDHQSPLWIIGSPETVRAAIAEKAESCDADEVMITTTIHSYELRRRSYALVAEAFGLEPRG; this is encoded by the coding sequence ATGGCCGCTCCCTTCGCCCTTTCCCTGCAGGATCTCGCCCCCATCGCCGAAGGCACCTCGACCGCCCAGGCCATGGCCGAAACCATCCTGCTCGCACAGGAAGCCGACCGGCTGGGCTATACCCGCCTCTGGTATGCCGAGCATCACGGCATGCCCTCAATCGCCTCGTCAGTGCCCGAAATCCTCATCGGCAGCGCTGCATCGCATACGCGCAATATCCGCGTCGGCTCCGGCGGCGTCATGCTGCTCAACCACGCGCCTTTGCGCATCGCCGAGGCCTATCGCACGCTCGAAGCGCTGCATCCTGGCCGCATCGATCTGGGCCTCGGCCGCGCACCGGGCGGCGACGGCTATGCCATGCGCGCCCTGCGCAGTGGCGGCGGCGAGGAATTTTCCGCCTACCTGGCCGAACTGATGGCCTTCGACGAGGACGGCTTTCCGCCCGATCACCCGTTTTCGCGCGTACCGGTCTCCCCCGGCGGCATCCGCCTGCCGCCCATGTGGCTGCTCGGCTCCTCCGGCGCCAGCGCCCAGGCGGCCGGCCAATTGGGCATTGGCTACGCCTTTGCTGCCCATTTCAGCCACACGCCCCCTGCCCCGGCCTTCGAGGCCTATCGCTACGGCTTCAAGGCCAGCGACGCCTTCCCCAAGCCACGAACCATGCTCTGCGTCTCGGTCATCTGCGCGCCCACTGACGAAGAAGCCCAGTACCTGTCGCGGTCGCAGGCGGTGAGCTGGGCGCTGTTCACCACGGGCGAGCAGCGCAAGCTGATGAGCCCCGAGGAAGCCCATGCCCGCGTGCTCACCGCCCAGCAGCAGGCGGTGATCGATCATCAATCCCCGCTCTGGATCATCGGCTCGCCCGAAACGGTGCGCGCCGCCATCGCCGAAAAGGCCGAAAGCTGCGACGCCGACGAAGTGATGATCACCACCACTATCCACAGCTACGAACTGCGGCGCCGCTCCTACGCCCTGGTGGCCGAAGCCTTCGGACTGGAGCCACGCGGCTAG